Proteins encoded within one genomic window of Salipaludibacillus agaradhaerens:
- a CDS encoding WXG100 family type VII secretion target, with protein sequence MTLQIKVDPAAVESLIGKARQVPTERMDNVKDKIYDLYVATASWEGEAQKAHEDMRVNVFKTLEKTQSLMTEILATLDTSIEKFEEKDAEISTSFERRVNNYVEGQ encoded by the coding sequence ATGACTTTACAAATAAAAGTAGATCCAGCTGCTGTTGAAAGTTTAATAGGAAAAGCGAGACAAGTACCGACAGAACGTATGGATAATGTGAAGGATAAAATTTATGATTTATACGTTGCCACAGCTTCGTGGGAAGGAGAAGCGCAAAAAGCCCACGAAGATATGCGTGTAAATGTCTTTAAGACACTAGAAAAAACACAGTCTCTTATGACAGAAATATTGGCTACATTAGATACGTCGATCGAAAAGTTTGAAGAAAAAGATGCAGAAATTAGCACTAGCTTTGAAAGACGAGTGAATAATTATGTTGAAGGACAATAA